In Ctenopharyngodon idella isolate HZGC_01 chromosome 1, HZGC01, whole genome shotgun sequence, a single genomic region encodes these proteins:
- the LOC127520483 gene encoding 2-oxoglutarate receptor 1-like, with the protein MQRNLYYGSSNSSNDNCTNVDDVVKRYYLPAMYGTIFIVGVVGNVIALLVYLLKVRPWKSSTIIMVNLVITDLLFMVSLPFLTYYYVRDDSWTLGIVMCRFARFMFHFNLYGSILFLTCLAIFRYVAIVHPSHMHSIKQKRWGVLACVLVWAVAVIELSPIFNLFDMVEQNNKTYCLDLASSNPGIMWPYSWALTVLGYLLPLVVVCLCYWRIIVVLKKGPHMGSMKRVRARRLIVLILTCFVVCFFPYHVLRALRIHTRLTPETDCMLDRCVHAAYIISRPIAVLNIIFNLPLYTLSGDCFKQAFVELFKCDWLMSRTKGIIEVAVISKSTTNITNEQSS; encoded by the coding sequence ATGCAGAGAAACCTTTACTACGGCTCGAGCAACAGCTCAAATGACAACTGCACCAACGTGGACGATGTCGTGAAGCGCTACTACCTGCCTGCCATGTACGGCACGATCTTCATCGTGGGCGTCGTGGGTAACGTCATCGCTCTGCTGGTCTACTTGCTCAAAGTTCGTCCCtggaagagcagcaccatcatCATGGTGAACCTCGTCATCACTGACCTTCTCTTCATGGTCAGCTTGCCCTTCTTGACCTACTACTACGTCCGCGACGACTCATGGACGCTGGGGATCGTCATGTGCCGCTTTGCGCGCTTCATGTTCCACTTCAACCTCTACGGCAGTATCCTCTTCCTCACCTGTCTTGCCATCTTCCGGTACGTGGCGATCGTGCATCCGTCGCACATGCACAGCATCAAGCAGAAGCGATGGGGCGTGTTGGCTTGCGTCCTGGTTTGGGCTGTGGCGGTGATCGAGTTAAGTCCCATTTTTAACCTGTTTGACATGGTTGAACAAAACAACAAGACATACTGCTTGGACTTGGCGAGCAGCAACCCAGGAATCATGTGGCCGTACAGTTGGGCATTGACCGTACTGGGATATTTGCTTCCTCTGGTCGTGGTCTGTCTTTGCTATTGGCGCATCATTGTGGTACTAAAGAAGGGTCCTCATATGGGAAGCATGAAACGGGTTCGAGCAAGGCGACTCATCGTGCTGATATTGACGTGCTTTGTGGTTTGCTTTTTTCCCTATCACGTGCTACGCGCTCTGAGAATCCACACGAGACTCACTCCGGAAACCGACTGCATGCTGGACCGCTGCGTTCACGCCGCCTACATTATTTCGAGGCCGATCGCTGTActcaacatcattttcaacttGCCGCTCTACACGTTGTCGGGGGATTGCTTTAAACAGGCCTTCGTGGAGCTGTTCAAATGTGATTGGCTCATGTCGAGGACTAAGGGGATCATTGAAGTGGCTGTGATCAGCAAATCCACGACCAACATCACAAACGAACAAAGCAGCTGA